The DNA window TATCTTTTCGAGAGAATCTCCAGGTAATCCCTTGGAACCACCTGTGTTAAAGATGTTTGTGATCTCCTCAAAGTTTGTTTCCACAGCACCCATCTGATTGAATTATGGAATCAATTCAGCTTGTGAGTAAAGAACGAACTAACAAGTAACAGctagtaaataaaaaagataaaagcaaaGCATAATAGGCATGGACAGTGATGTCAAATCCATCAAGAACAACGCCTCGGATCCCAAATTACCTGACTTTGTACTGCACTTAACATTGCCGGACCAATGCGTTCACGAACAAGTCGCCCACTAAGAAGGCTTGCGATAACATCAATCTGCCCACATTAAAAGTTTACATTAATTGggttcaaaatttgaaatcagATCACTCAGCTAGCTAAGAATGGACGTCAAATTCATAAAAGCATCATTATAGAGGACAAACACCAGTCAATATTCACTTTCAACAACTCATGCCGAATGCCTACTCTTCAAGAGCTTACAGAGAGAAGCTAAAATTGCTCACCAAGTAGAGGACACAACCAATTCCAGATTCATCTGATTGCCATAGAACAAGAGATGACTCGAATACTTCAATTGAGAAAACAGCTCCGGATATGGCTCCAACTGCAGCCCCTCGAACAAATCCGCTTTCAGTTTCTTGGCCTATCAATGCCCCAGTCATGGCTCCTAACAAAGCGCCCACTGCATTCGACAATGCCAATTCCTTTAACAAAAACTTCCAAACTACCAAACAGTTAGTAAAAATGAAGCCTTTTCATAAccttaaaaattctaaaagtcAGACAACATCATCAACTTCATGAACAGAAACTGAAAGACCATGAACCCCAAACCCCTTTTGTCTATGTGCAATAACTTTTTTCccattatatcaaataaaacaataatatcaagATCGTTTTTTTTCTGATGGATGGTTAAATCAAGATCATTTTTACCATAAAGCTCCAATGTTTTTCAGCATCATCTTATCTAAACTAAACTCCttgaatcaaaatttacaaaatgaaaCAGAGAATCAATGATTGAAtataaaacccaaaacaaaaacccaacaaaTCCCAGATCAGAGAGCATAAAATAGATAAGGGTAACACATGCCATTCAATCAAGAAgtgagaaaataagaaaagaacttTCAtttacaagaaaccaaatgagaTAGAAGAGACAAAAACAAACCTAATGCAAAGAAAAAGGTGAAGATCGCAGAGAATATGTTGCCAATGATAGCAGAAACAGCAAGGTTACAAAGTTCTTTAACCTTTTCAACAAAATTCCCAAAAGAAGACAATGAAGACATAGAAAAACGAGATGGGCATGGATAAACCTCCATTTTTAAGGATTCTAAATTGTACAAAATACTAGAAAAGGGAAGACAAGGTCCTGTTATAAGGGTATCTATAGCTTTTGTTTTGATCTGTTCAGATTTGGGTTTTAAACAAAGACTCTTTATACATGCAGAAAGGTAGGGGTGATGAGCTAATTATCAAGAATGGTAATTGGTAAGTCCTTAAGAAGAGAGATGAGAAGAAATGAAAACCTCGGCAACGAACTACCATTTAAAGCTTCTTATGACTTCCATGTTTTTCTTTGGTCACAGTATTCTCTCTCTACctgttttcttttaaacaaagatctttctttgattcatctacatttttgttcatttaccttcatttttttttttacttatatcagattgctttttaattagaatatttttcaattagttTTTACAATTAAATCTAGATCGCTTTTTTAGACGGTCTTTAAGTACATAATCttcatatatgtatatatggtgtattaaaaaaatttaataaattccttATTTCAAGATTTGAACTCAagaagttacaaaaaaaaaacatacattctTAACAAACTCGCTTATGAACCAAACAACATTTAAAGAGTTGTTATGTACAAATTATCTAATATTAAACTATCCataattgtttatattaattataataaattttatattattcatagaaaaagagatagatataaagaaaaaaagaaaattatttcttagtctaaataaaaatattcaaattatttttttaatgaaatttattataattttaactatttcattatgatatttacttttttatcataatagaTTCGtgaagaaaattttttattagttgtaaATAcacttattataaatttaaaagtgtaaacacccaaaaacgAATACACCTAGAAATGACTCCATCATCGCTGTCAATATCTGAATCGGCAGCAACACAATTTTTCGGTGCTAAtttttgaatcggcagcgacgcagtttggctgccgatttctgaatcggtagTGGCATAAATTGGGTATTGATTTCTGAATTAGCAGCGATGTAGTTTTTGTtatcgatttctgaatcggcagcgacccaattttttgttgttgatttctgaATTGGCAACGACACTataaaacctaacaaaaattGGTGTTGGACCGGCCTATCCTAGGAGAAAATGGGAATAGAAACCAGCTCAAGATAACCCAAAAGGGGAATAAGAACAACCTTGGTTCAGCGCCCAAACACCCCAGCACACTTAGAGgggctataaatacaaggagagagaaaagggtGACTTTTCACCCTTCCCAAAACGAGCTGCATGCTTTTGCCCCCCTCCCTCATCCTAAAATGAGTTGCATGCTCCTGCCCTTTCCTCCTTCCTAAAGAGAGCTTAACAAACTCTGATGCATGTGCCTCCCTTAGgcgtgagagagagaggggagacCTAGAGGGAGGGCTGAACACTAACAAACATGGAAGGAGAGGGAGTCTAGAACCAGTGGGAATCAGGGGAGAGACCgagagggaagaaaaagaagaagaaaaactgagTGAAAAAAGGAAGAATATTTGTCAACCTCTTTCCTAAAACTACTTAGATTCATAAGGTATGAACCATGCTACATCTCCATCCGTTTTTGGGACTTTAggttagaaaaagaagaagaaaatcctaAGAAAATGGTCTAGCATCCTTACACCAGCTGTTAAGGAAATCTAATCTATTAAGAGGGGGAAAAACAGGGCTGAATGGGGGGGACCTATTCCAGAAACGTTGACGAAAAGAAATGGATGAACATGATGAACAAAACCTAGACTAAGGGTCGACCAAGAGAAATAAAGGGAAaggatgaaatgaaatgataaaaccTGAAATTTGTGACCTTGTTTAACTCATGGAAACATGCATGAGCTGAGGTAAAAATTTGTGTTCATGATAAGGTATGGATTTAACATGCATGAGTGAAGagttgtgtgaaaataaaatggaagaatGTGCAGAATTATGATCTTGTTGAACTCTTAGGATGATAACTGAGTCGAAACAGAATCTATGTTAATGTTCATGCTTTGCTTTTATTATGGGGTTAATGAACTTGCATGAATATGGTTCAAATTAATAAGAATGTGGTTGCGACATGATTGTTGTGATTATACTTGTGTTAATGACATAAATTCTGCATATATGGTGGATAAAGTTATGTGAAATTGTATTACCTGCAATGAACATgtgttcgctgctgaaattgtgttgcCTGCAGCGAATCTGTTTTTGCTAACTAATTTCTGCAATAGATTTATGTATCTGAATTGGTTCAATGACTAAAATGATTGCATTGTGTGATGGTGTAATATGTAGAatacttgaatgtgaacatgtgGATTCTTGAAATATGTATGGTGATAGTCATATGATTTCAGAATACAGATGTGCTGATTTGTTACCATTGATG is part of the Populus trichocarpa isolate Nisqually-1 chromosome 7, P.trichocarpa_v4.1, whole genome shotgun sequence genome and encodes:
- the LOC18101048 gene encoding NEP1-interacting protein 1 isoform X3, which encodes MVVRCRVGALLGAMTGALIGQETESGFVRGAAVGAISGAVFSIEVFESSLVLWQSDESGIGCVLYLIDVIASLLSGRLVRERIGPAMLSAVQSQMGAVETNFEEITNIFNTGGSKGLPGDSLEKIPKIKITSNNNGDATGEKVACSVCLQDFQLGETVRSLPHCHHMFHLPCIDKWLLKHASCPLCRRDQ
- the LOC18101048 gene encoding NEP1-interacting protein-like 1 isoform X2; translation: MEVYPCPSRFSMSSLSSFGNFVEKVKELCNLAVSAIIGNIFSAIFTFFFALVGALLGAMTGALIGQETESGFVRGAAVGAISGAVFSIEVFESSLVLWQSDESGIGCVLYLIDVIASLLSGRLVRERIGPAMLSAVQSQMGAVETNFEEITNIFNTGGSKGLPGDSLEKIPKIKITSNNNGDATGEKVACSVCLQDFQLGETVRSLPHCHHMFHLPCIDKWLLKHASCPLCRRDQ
- the LOC18101048 gene encoding NEP1-interacting protein-like 1 isoform X1; protein product: MEVYPCPSRFSMSSLSSFGNFVEKVKELCNLAVSAIIGNIFSAIFTFFFALVWKFLLKELALSNAVGALLGAMTGALIGQETESGFVRGAAVGAISGAVFSIEVFESSLVLWQSDESGIGCVLYLIDVIASLLSGRLVRERIGPAMLSAVQSQMGAVETNFEEITNIFNTGGSKGLPGDSLEKIPKIKITSNNNGDATGEKVACSVCLQDFQLGETVRSLPHCHHMFHLPCIDKWLLKHASCPLCRRDQ